The Serratia rhizosphaerae genome has a segment encoding these proteins:
- the apaG gene encoding Co2+/Mg2+ efflux protein ApaG codes for MIDSPRVCIQVQSLYVESQSLPEEERYVFAYTITIRNLGRFNVQLLGRYWLITNANGRQTEVQGEGVVGEQPLILPGGEFQYTSGAVLETPLGTMEGHYEMVDHLGQPFRTAIPVFRLAIPTLIH; via the coding sequence ATGATTGATTCACCCCGCGTATGTATTCAGGTGCAAAGTCTGTATGTGGAATCCCAGTCGCTGCCTGAGGAAGAACGCTATGTCTTTGCCTATACCATTACCATTCGCAACCTGGGGCGTTTCAATGTACAGCTGCTGGGCCGTTACTGGCTAATCACCAACGCCAACGGCCGCCAAACCGAAGTTCAGGGCGAAGGCGTCGTCGGCGAACAGCCGCTGATCCTGCCCGGCGGTGAATTCCAATATACCAGCGGCGCGGTGCTTGAAACGCCGCTGGGCACCATGGAAGGCCACTACGAAATGGTTGATCACCTGGGTCAGCCGTTCCGCACTGCGATTCCGGTCTTTCGCTTAGCCATCCCAACGCTGATTCACTAA